The following DNA comes from Pongo pygmaeus isolate AG05252 chromosome 9, NHGRI_mPonPyg2-v2.0_pri, whole genome shotgun sequence.
TCTCTTTGCACACGTGCGCCCCTGTCCGGCCCGGGGGGCTCATCTCTCCTTCACGTGGTTCTGTGCTCCCGGGCCCCCGCTGCCAGCCCCATCCCCGCTGCCCCCACTGTGGACCCCGCCGGCCCCGCTGCATAGCACCTCGGTGAGGTCGTCCATGATGGCGGTCTCTTTGGGGTCCAGCAGGTTGAACTCCCGAGCAAAGAGGATGAAGTGGACGTAGAGCGTGTTCAAGTGTCCGTGCAGCTCCAGGGCCAGCGTCTCCTTGAAGTGGGCCCAGTAGATGTGCGCCAGCACGTGGAACAGGTGTCTGCAGATCTTCCTCACCAGGGACTCAAAGGAGCTGGGGAATTCTCTGCCTGGGGAAGGCCACCGTGTCACAAGCTGCAGACATCCCTTGGCCCCAACAGAGGCCAGGCCCCTGGCACCCAGCCTGGTGGGTCTGGTACCTGCCACCCACACCTTGACCCTGCTACCCTCAGGGCCTACAAAGCCCCAGCAGCAACAGCTTCTGCCCATCAGCAGGCACCACAGGGACTTGCCAACCCCGGATCTGGGCTCCTGAGACCTCCCTGCGAGCTCAGGCTCCGGAGGCTGCACCTGCCCTGAGGGCTGGGCACTCGTTGGGCCATCCTGGCCACCTCCTCAGGAAGGGGCCTGTGATCGGGCACTCGGGCCCCCATGTCTCCCTGATGGACACCTGGGGCCCTCTCCTGGGCCAGGACGGAGGTGGCGATGGTGGCACAGCCCTCTCCTCTTGTCCCCTGCCGTCCCTCTGGCAGCACGGGAGTGGCGTGGAGCCCCACTACATCCCACCAAAATCTGGACACAGGCTCGGCGGCTGATACCCAGCCCAGGCCCCCAGAAGCTGAACGGTGAGAGCAGCATGAGCGGCAGAAACCAAGAGGGGCCCAGTGCAGCCGCATGGCCCAGAGGGCCAGGGAGACGGCCCTTGGCCCTGGCTGGGCTGACCCCTGCCCAAGGGCTCCGGCCTCACCCCACAGCCCAGGTGGCTCCATGCTAAGCAGGGGCTGGGGTGGTGCAGCTGCTGCCCTCCgtgcctctgcccctcccagcacAGGGGCTTGGTCACTTGCAGACATGTCCTGAATGCTCCCTGCCCCGCCACGAGGATGACCGCCCAGTGCTGGGGGAGACGAACCGTATTTTGTGGGGAACACGTCCTCATCCGTCACCAGCTTCTGCACGGAGCTCATGACAAAGTCAACGTACTGCGGGGCTGTGCACTTGACCTTCTTCCCCCGCTCGTCATACCAGTAGTACTGTCTGTGGGGACAGAGACAAGGTCAGGGCATGCGCCCGCTGCACACCCACCCAGCCACTGGGTCCCACCTGCTCAGGTCATCTGCGGGCAGAGGCGGCGCCAGCAGCAGAGGTGTGGCAGACTCAGGTGTCTCCCTCCCTGGGCATGCACACTGTCCCCACACCCTGTCTGCGGGGACCACACTGCACTCCATGGAGGGGTCTGCCTGCACTGACTTAGAACTACACCAGGATCACGCTGGGGACCCTGCCAGCCACATGGCTGTACACGTGTGTGATTAAATGAAAGGGGTCATCTTCATTTTCTCCGCTTCTATATAACTTCAGTTGTATTCGTTTACACAAGTGCGTGCTGCTGTTTTTCTGTTGTATTTTAAAGGCACAGTCTCCTTCTCTTCCCAGGAAGCTGTGCTGTGGCTCGTCAGCCAGGCCCCACCCTTTGGGAGAGCCCTGCCCTGACTGCTAGAAGCCAAGCCCCTCTCCGGGGAAACCAGAGGAGGGCAGTGGTCTCTGTGGGCACCTGCAGTTAACAGCCTGGCCAGGACAGGGACCTAGCCCCTGAAGGCCCAACCCGAGGCCCCCCTCTTGCCCCTGTACACTGGGCGGCCAGTCCTCATGTGAGACTCGTGGCCCCAGAGCAGGCTGGAGTGTCCTAGGGACATGGACACCCTGGGTTTGCCTCTTACTGTTGGGTCCAACCATGACAACAAAGGTGTGCTCTAGTTCATGTAAATATAAGGTGACCCCCAGTCCCTAacacccctcctcccccagcacAACACCAAGACCCAGGGTACCCACCTGGCGGCCACCACCCCTCTCCCCCCGCCACGGTGCTGGGTCTCAGTCCTCCAAGGCCATGCCCACAGTGGCTGCCCCTGCAGGCCTGAACCAGGGCACGTTGGGGCCGATGCCGCAGCCCCACCCACAGGCAGTGGAGAGGGCTGTGGTGGGAGTGCTTACACCTGAGACACGGCCAACACTATGAGTCGGGGTTTCCTCCCTGAGAGTCAGCTCCCAGCTCACCACAGGTGGGAATGGACTACACAGCACAGAACAGTACTGGCCACTGAGCAAACGCCCCCTCCACACCATGGCCACAACCACCATAGCCTCCACTGCCCCAGCTAGACCGACGGGCAGTCTCCCAGTACCAGGCTCCACATGAACCGCTCCCACTCTCCTCATCCAGCCACAGTTCCTCTTGGAATGGCCCTGGGTGGGGCAGTGCTGAAAAGGATGGACCCAGGCTCCACTCCGGAGGCCGCTCTTCTCTTGGCCAGCTCCAAACATCGTACCCTGGGTTCCAGAGCCCACCAAGCACCTGGGGAGACGGCCCGAGGGCTGAGACAGGGCCACTGGGGGCTCGCCCACTTCCCGCGTAGCCAGagaagccatcctcccagctgGACACAGGGCCTCCAGTGTCTCTGGGCACCCCTCTGCTGTGTCCAAGACGCCCCTCAGCCTGTGCACTGCAGGTTCCAGGGGGAGTCACCAGTTACCAAGAGGCTAGAGGATGACACTGCAAGCCCTGCATGCTGGCACCCCGCCCTCTGCAAGAGGAACAGCTACGAGGCCACCTCCCAGCACCACCAGGGCCCTAGGACAACCCCCTCCCAGCACCCAC
Coding sequences within:
- the MOB2 gene encoding MOB kinase activator 2, translated to MDWLMGKSKAKPNGKKPAAEERKAYLEPEHTKARITDFQFKELVVLPREIDLNEWLASNTTTFFHHINLQYSTISEFCTGETCQTMAVCNTQYYWYDERGKKVKCTAPQYVDFVMSSVQKLVTDEDVFPTKYGREFPSSFESLVRKICRHLFHVLAHIYWAHFKETLALELHGHLNTLYVHFILFAREFNLLDPKETAIMDDLTEVLCSGAGGVHSGGSGDGAGSGGPGAQNHVKER